One window of the Actinomycetota bacterium genome contains the following:
- a CDS encoding heme-copper oxidase subunit III codes for MSQPITAPLQAPLRREQRLPLLVVGIVLFLGSELMFFAALFGTYFTLRSQDPGFVPPDIKVDATRLLFTSILVASSGTMQMAVHRIRQGNSASMRRWIWLTLVMGLVFLSGQAHEWASLPFKISTDAYGSAFYAMTGFHGLHVFAGLMVMLVVLGRAAAGAYSEQEHAGVEVAAYYWHFVDIVWIALFSTLFIIR; via the coding sequence GTGAGCCAGCCCATCACCGCCCCACTCCAGGCTCCACTGCGCCGGGAGCAGCGGCTACCGCTTCTGGTGGTGGGGATCGTCCTGTTCCTCGGCTCCGAGCTGATGTTCTTCGCGGCCCTGTTCGGGACGTACTTCACGCTCCGGTCGCAGGACCCCGGGTTCGTCCCGCCGGACATCAAGGTCGACGCCACCCGGCTGCTGTTCACCTCCATCCTGGTGGCGTCGAGCGGAACCATGCAGATGGCCGTGCACCGCATCCGCCAGGGAAACAGCGCGTCGATGAGGCGGTGGATCTGGCTGACCCTCGTGATGGGCCTGGTGTTCCTGAGCGGCCAGGCGCACGAGTGGGCCAGCCTCCCATTCAAGATTTCCACCGACGCGTACGGCTCCGCGTTCTACGCCATGACCGGGTTCCACGGGCTCCACGTCTTCGCGGGACTGATGGTGATGCTGGTCGTGCTGGGGCGGGCGGCGGCGGGCGCCTACTCCGAGCAGGAACACGCGGGGGTGGAGGTGGCGGCCTACTACTGGCACTTCGTGGACATCGTGTGGATCGCTCTGTTCTCCACGCTCTTCATCATCCGATGA
- a CDS encoding c-type cytochrome, producing the protein MGQGLYEERCATCHGTRGNGTTQGPPIVGLGPATYDFMMSTGRMPLGQSISCPGCSTDQFLQRIQSHRRPPVLSPREIEAITAYLVSLAPGGVPIPSVDIAEGNLSDGQATYQANCAPCHGTTGNGGAVGPQVAPDVHQATVTQVAEAVRIGPGTMPVFDQSTIDQRTLNSLTRYVVYLRHPQDEGGASLNHVGPLIEGLVGIVVGLGLTVIVTRYIGTRS; encoded by the coding sequence GTGGGGCAGGGCCTGTACGAGGAACGCTGCGCGACGTGCCACGGGACCAGGGGCAACGGGACGACCCAGGGGCCGCCCATCGTGGGCCTGGGGCCGGCCACCTACGACTTCATGATGTCCACGGGCCGCATGCCGCTGGGCCAGAGCATCTCGTGCCCCGGCTGCTCCACCGACCAGTTCCTCCAGCGGATCCAATCGCATCGCCGGCCGCCGGTGCTCTCCCCGCGGGAGATCGAGGCGATCACGGCCTACCTCGTGTCGCTGGCGCCGGGTGGTGTGCCCATCCCCTCGGTCGACATCGCGGAAGGCAACCTCTCCGACGGGCAGGCCACCTACCAGGCCAACTGCGCGCCGTGCCACGGGACCACGGGAAACGGCGGGGCCGTGGGGCCGCAGGTGGCGCCCGACGTGCACCAGGCCACCGTGACCCAGGTCGCCGAGGCGGTCCGGATCGGGCCGGGGACGATGCCCGTGTTCGACCAATCCACCATCGACCAGCGGACGCTGAACTCCCTGACCCGCTACGTGGTGTATCTCCGGCATCCCCAGGACGAGGGTGGGGCCAGCCTCAACCACGTGGGACCGCTCATCGAAGGACTGGTGGGGATCGTCGTGGGCCTCGGCCTCACCGTCATCGTGACCCGCTACATCGGGACCAGGTCGTGA
- a CDS encoding ubiquinol-cytochrome c reductase iron-sulfur subunit, producing the protein MKLVRMVRALWRWSKPSDTRPLTGPRMPIRVEELPEELPKERSTTVRIALLLLLSTAAGLGLLVVYALGGQVQLEGTLLGIALGGIGFSLILWGKYLFPHSVVTEPRGPHASEAQVEREAEDLLVASQRSISRRMFLTRLLLGAAGAFGVAMLFPVASLGPSPFPELRRTSWSKNARVVDEKGAPIRVDTLPVDGVITVFPEGHTDNQDSQAIIVRVEQDQLRLPSGHEEWAPQGNVCYSKICTHAGCPVGLYLAQFHELQCPCHQSAFDVLNGAQVVFGPAPRPLPQLQIFEDGSGFLRAAGDFEEPVGPGFWQRGGGP; encoded by the coding sequence GTGAAGCTCGTTCGGATGGTGCGAGCCCTGTGGCGGTGGTCGAAGCCGTCGGACACGAGGCCGCTGACCGGGCCGAGAATGCCCATCCGGGTCGAGGAGCTGCCGGAGGAGCTTCCCAAGGAGCGGAGCACGACCGTCCGCATCGCCCTGCTGCTGCTCCTGTCGACGGCCGCGGGCCTCGGCCTGCTGGTGGTGTACGCCCTGGGCGGACAGGTCCAGCTCGAGGGCACCCTGCTGGGCATCGCGCTCGGTGGCATCGGGTTCAGCCTGATCCTGTGGGGCAAGTACCTGTTCCCGCACAGCGTGGTCACCGAGCCACGGGGACCCCACGCCTCCGAGGCCCAGGTGGAACGGGAAGCCGAGGACCTCCTCGTGGCGAGCCAGCGGTCGATCTCGCGCCGCATGTTCCTCACCAGGCTCCTCCTCGGCGCCGCCGGAGCGTTCGGCGTGGCCATGCTGTTCCCGGTCGCTTCGCTCGGTCCGAGCCCGTTCCCGGAGCTGCGACGGACCTCCTGGAGCAAGAACGCACGGGTGGTCGACGAGAAGGGCGCGCCCATCCGGGTGGACACGCTTCCGGTGGACGGCGTGATCACGGTCTTCCCGGAGGGCCACACCGACAACCAGGACTCGCAGGCCATCATCGTCCGGGTCGAGCAGGACCAGCTCCGCCTCCCCTCCGGGCACGAGGAATGGGCGCCGCAGGGGAACGTGTGCTACTCGAAGATCTGCACGCACGCCGGGTGCCCGGTTGGGCTGTACCTCGCGCAGTTCCACGAGCTCCAGTGCCCCTGCCACCAGTCGGCGTTCGACGTGCTGAACGGCGCGCAGGTGGTGTTCGGGCCGGCGCCCCGGCCGCTCCCGCAGCTGCAGATCTTCGAGGACGGGTCGGGGTTCCTGCGGGCGGCCGGCGACTTCGAGGAACCGGTGGGCCCGGGGTTCTGGCAGCGAGGCGGCGGACCGTGA
- a CDS encoding cytochrome bc complex cytochrome b subunit: MIRRVFRWFDERLGAASFARKALNKVFPDHWSFMLGEIALYCFMILVATGIFLAFFFIPDTKQVVYHGSYRPLDGQQMSRAYASVIRLSFDVRTGLVFRQIHHWAALVMVAAVAAHMGRVFFTGAFRKPRDINWILGVTLLLLTIGIGFAGYSLPDDLLSGTGLRIAYSILLSVPLIGPWAASFAFGGQYPPPDILNRLFFLHVFILPVLIAGVLTVHLAIVWRQKHTHFPGGVRTDANIQGERLWPRYTFKSVGLFLVLAGVLAMLGGLAQINPVWLYGPYNASTVSAGSQPDWYVGWLEGALRLFPNWEIRAFHHEIPNPFFPGALMPAIVFGVMYLWPAIERRITGDRAEHNLLNFPRDIPWRTAFGVAVITFFSIMTVAGGNDVIAAFFGVSVEQMTRILRIVIIVLPLVAYAVTYYLASELKKSGLHPVKEAKIDTVVRTPEGGFQIAEEHVGGGFPSPAEKEAAEMAASGEPTGS; the protein is encoded by the coding sequence ATGATCCGGCGGGTGTTCCGGTGGTTCGACGAGCGCCTCGGCGCGGCCAGCTTCGCCCGCAAGGCCCTCAACAAGGTCTTCCCGGACCACTGGTCGTTCATGCTGGGCGAGATCGCCCTGTACTGCTTCATGATCCTGGTGGCCACCGGGATCTTCCTGGCGTTCTTCTTCATCCCGGACACCAAGCAAGTCGTCTATCACGGCTCCTACCGGCCCCTGGACGGCCAGCAGATGTCACGGGCCTACGCGTCGGTGATCCGCCTGTCGTTCGACGTCCGCACCGGCCTGGTGTTCCGCCAGATCCACCACTGGGCGGCCCTGGTGATGGTGGCCGCGGTGGCCGCGCACATGGGCCGCGTGTTCTTCACCGGCGCGTTCCGCAAGCCCCGCGACATCAACTGGATCCTCGGGGTGACGCTGCTGCTCCTGACCATCGGGATCGGGTTCGCCGGCTACTCGCTGCCCGACGACCTGCTGTCCGGGACGGGCCTGCGCATCGCCTACTCGATCCTGCTGTCGGTCCCGTTGATCGGGCCGTGGGCTGCCTCGTTCGCGTTCGGCGGCCAATACCCGCCGCCGGACATCCTGAACCGCCTGTTCTTCCTGCACGTGTTCATCCTGCCGGTGCTGATCGCCGGCGTGCTGACCGTGCACCTGGCCATCGTGTGGCGGCAGAAGCACACGCACTTCCCGGGCGGGGTGCGGACCGACGCGAACATCCAGGGCGAGCGGCTGTGGCCGCGCTACACGTTCAAGTCGGTGGGGCTGTTCCTGGTGCTGGCGGGGGTCCTGGCCATGCTGGGCGGCCTGGCCCAGATCAACCCGGTGTGGCTGTACGGGCCCTACAACGCAAGCACCGTGAGCGCGGGGTCCCAGCCCGACTGGTACGTGGGCTGGCTGGAGGGCGCCTTACGCCTGTTCCCGAACTGGGAGATCCGGGCCTTCCATCATGAGATCCCCAACCCGTTTTTCCCTGGGGCGCTCATGCCCGCCATCGTGTTCGGGGTGATGTACCTGTGGCCGGCCATCGAGCGGCGGATCACCGGCGACCGGGCCGAGCACAACCTGCTGAACTTCCCTCGCGATATCCCGTGGCGAACGGCGTTCGGGGTCGCGGTGATCACCTTCTTCTCCATCATGACCGTGGCCGGCGGCAACGACGTCATCGCCGCGTTCTTCGGGGTGTCCGTGGAGCAGATGACCCGGATCCTGCGGATCGTGATCATCGTGCTGCCGCTGGTCGCGTACGCCGTGACGTACTACCTGGCCAGCGAGCTGAAGAAAAGCGGCCTGCATCCGGTCAAGGAAGCGAAGATCGACACCGTCGTCCGCACCCCCGAGGGCGGCTTCCAGATCGCCGAGGAGCACGTCGGCGGGGGCTTCCCCTCCCCGGCCGAGAAGGAAGCGGCCGAGATGGCCGCATCGGGCGAGCCCACGGGAAGCTGA